Proteins encoded by one window of Arachis hypogaea cultivar Tifrunner chromosome 1, arahy.Tifrunner.gnm2.J5K5, whole genome shotgun sequence:
- the LOC112697903 gene encoding plasma membrane ATPase 4, translating to MAAITLEEIKNETVDLERIPIEEVFQQLKCSREGLSSDEGANRLQIFGPNKLEEKKESKLLKFLGFMWNPLSWVMEAAAIMAIALANGDSKPPDWQDFVGIICLLFINSTISFIEENNAGNAAAALMAGLAPKTKVLRGGKWSEEEAAILVPGDIISIKLGDIVPADARLLEGDPLKIDQSALTGESLPVTKNPGDEVFSGSTCKQGEIEAVVIATGVHTFFGKAAHLVDSTNQVGHFQKVLTAIGNFCICSIAVGMLAEIIVMYPIQHRKYRDGIDNLLVLLIGGIPIAMPTVLSVTMAIGSHRLSQQGAITKRMTAIEEMAGMDVLCSDKTGTLTLNKLSVDRNLIEVFAKGVDKEHVILLAARASRTENQDAIDAAIVGMLADPKEARAGIREVHFLPFNPVDKRTALTYIDSDGNWHRASKGAPEQIIALCNLREDAKKRCHAIIDKFADRGLRSLAVARQEVPERTKESAGGPWQFVGLLPLFDPPRHDSAETIRQALNLGVNVKMITGDQLAIAKETGRRLGMGTNMYPSASLLGQDKDASIAALPVEELIEKADGFAGVFPEHKYEIVKKLQERKHICGMTGDGVNDAPALKKADIGIAVADATDAARSASDIVLTEPGLSVIVSAVLTSRAIFQRMKNYTIYAVSITIRIVFGFMLIALIWKFDFSPFMVLIIAILNDGTIMTISKDRVKPSPLPDSWKLQEIFATGTVLGSYLALMTVIFFWAMKETSFFPEKFGVRHLSHDEMMSALYLQVSIVSQALIFVTRSRSWSFVERPGLLLVSAFIIAQLIATIIAVYADWGFAKVKGIGWGWAGVIWLYSVVFYIPLDFMKFAIRYILSGKAWVNLLENKTAFTTKKDYGKEEREAQWALAQRTLHGLQPPDTSGIFNEKNSYRELSEIAEQAKRRAEVARLRELHTLKGHVESVVKLKGLDIDTIQQHYTV from the exons ATGGCGGCAATCACCCTAGAGGAGATCAAGAACGAGACTGTTGATTTG GAGCGTATTCCTATTGAGGAAGTGTTCCAGCAACTGAAATGTTCGAGAGAAGGTTTGTCATCGGACGAAGGAGCCAATCGGCTTCAAATATTTGGCCCAAACAAGCTAGAAGAGAAGAAG GAAAGCAAACTCCTCAAGTTTCTTGGGTTCATGTGGAATCCCCTGTCATGGGTCATGGAAGCTGCAGCTATCATGGCTATTGCACTTGCAAATGGTGATAGCAAGCCTCCGGATTGGCAAGATTTCGTTGGTATCATTTGCTTGTTGTTTATTAACTCCACCATCAGTTTCATTGAAGAAAACAATGCTGGAAATGCTGCTGCTGCTCTTATGGCTGGACTTGCTCCCAAGACTAAG GTCCTTAGAGGTGGAAAATGGTCTGAGGAAGAAGCAGCAATTCTGGTCCCTGGAGACATCATTAGCATCAAACTAGGTGATATCGTTCCTGCTGATGCTCGTCTTCTTGAGGGTGATCCTTTAAAGATCGATCAATCCGCTCTTACCGGAGAGTCCCTTCCAGTCACCAAGAATCCAGGGGATGAGGTTTTCTCTGGCTCAACTTGTAAACAAGGTGAAATTGAAGCCGTCGTCATTGCAACTGGTGTCCACACATTCTTTGGCAAGGCAGCACACCTTGTGGATAGCACCAACCAAGTTGGACACTTCCAGAAGGTTCTCACAGCAATTGGAAACTTCTGCATATGTTCCATTGCTGTTGGTATGTTGGCTGAGATCATAGTCATGTACCCTATTCAGCATCGCAAATATAGAGATGGAATTGACAACCTGTTGGTCCTCTTGATTGGTGGAATCCCCATTGCTATGCCAACTGTGTTGTCTGTCACAATGGCCATTGGCTCTCACAGGCTCTCTCAGCAGGGTGCTATCACCAAGCGTATgactgccattgaagaaatggcCGGCATGGATGTCCTCTGCAGTGACAAGACTGGGACACTCACCCTGAACAAGCTGAGCGTTGACAGGAACTTGATTGAGGTTTTTGCAAAGGGTGTGGACAAGGAACATGTTATCCTTCTTGCTGCAAGGGCTTCCAGGACTGAAAACCAGGATGCAATAGATGCTGCCATTGTTGGAATGCTTGCCGACCCAAAAGAG GCAAGGGCTGGGATAAGAGAGGTGCATTTCTTGCCATTCAATCCAGTTGACAAGAGAACAGCTTTGACTTACATCGATTCTGATGGAAATTGGCACAGGGCAAGCAAAGGTGCTCCTGAGCAG ATCATTGCCTTGTGTAACCTTAGGGAAGATGCTAAGAAAAGGTGCCATGCTATTATTGACAAGTTTGCAGACAGAGGGCTTCGTTCGCTCGCTGTTGCTAGACAG GAAGTTCCAGAGAGAACAAAGGAAAGTGCCGGTGGTCCATGGCAGTTTGTTGGTTTGTTGCCACTATTTGATCCCCCAAGACATGATAGTGCTGAGACTATCCGACAAGCTCTTAACCTCGGCGTAAATGTCAAGATGATTACTGGTGATCAACTTGCCATTGCTAAGGAGACCGGCCGGAGGCTTGGGATGGGAACAAATATGTATCCGTCTGCTTCCTTACTTGGTCAAGACAAGGATGCAAGTATTGCTGCACTTCCAGTGGAAGAGCTGATTGAGAAGGCTGATGGATTTGCTGGAGTATTTCCAG AGCACAAATATGAAATTGTCAAAAAGTTACAAGAGAGGAAACACATTTGTGGAATGACCGGAGATGGTGTCAATGATGCTCCTGCTTTGAAGAAGGCTGATATTGGAATTGCTGTTGCTGATGCCACTGATGCTGCAAGAAGTGCTTCTGATATTGTCTTGACTGAACCAGGATTGAGTGTTATTGTTAGTGCAGTCTTAACCAGCAGAGCTATTTTCCAAAGAATGAAGAACTATACG ATCTATGCAGTATCTATCACCATCCGTATAGTG TTTGGCTTCATGCTCATTGCACTTATCTGGAAGTTCGACTTCTCGCCTTTCATGGTTTTGATCATTGCCATTCTAAATGATG GAACAATAATGACAATTTCGAAGGATCGTGTGAAGCCATCTCCCTTGCCTGATAGCTGGAAACTGCAAGAAATATTCGCCACTGGGACTGTTCTTGGAAGTTACTTGGCATTGATGACTGTCATATTCTTCTGGGCAATGAAAGAAACTAGCTTCTTCCCT GAAAAATTTGGAGTTAGACACCTTAGTCATGATGAAATGATGTCTGCTCTATATCTACAAGTCAGTATTGTTAGCCAGGCTTTGATCTTTGTAACTCGTTCACGCAGCTGGTCTTTCGTTGAACGCCCCGGATTGTTATTGGTCTCTGCTTTTATTATTGCTCAGCTG ATTGCTACAATCATAGCAGTATATGCGGATTGGGGATTCGCAAAGGTGAAAGGAATTGGTTGGGGTTGGGCTGGAGTCATCTGGCTCTACAGTGTTGTCTTCTATATTCCTCTGGACTTCATGAAGTTCGCCATCCGCTACATCTTGAGCGGCAAGGCTTGGGTAAATCTGCTAGAAAACAAG ACTGCCTTCACCACCAAGAAAGACTATGGTAAGGAAGAGAGGGAAGCTCAGTGGGCTCTTGCTCAGAGGACTCTGCATGGTCTTCAACCACCGGATACTTCCGGCATCTTCAATGAGAAGAATAGTTATAGGGAACTCTCCGAGATTGCCGAGCAAGCCAAGAGAAGAGCCGAAGTTGCAAG GCTTCGTGAGCTTCACACACTAAAGGGACATGTTGAGTCAGTGGTGAAGCTAAAAGGTTTGGACATTGATACAATCCAACAGCACTATACTGTCTGA